ATTGGCCGCAGCCTGTGACCATTTACGTGTCGCCGGTGCACTGGATGTGACGGTTTCGTCGATTCTCATGAAGAAAAACAGATCGGGATTTTTGCTTTCGGTGCTCTGCTCCGAGGATAAAGAAGAACTGCTGACTGACATCATGTTTAACGAAACCGGAACACTGGGATTGCGTCGTCGCGCTGTCGAACGCCTGATTCTCCTGCGTTCGCAGGAAATAGTGAAGACAACCTATGGTGATGTACGCGTGAAAGTAGGTCACTGGAAAGGCTGTCGCACCGTATGGGCTCCCGAAGCCGATGACTGTGAAGCGCTGGCCATCGAACACGACGTCCCCATGCAGGTCATCTATCAACAAGCGTTAGTCCAAAAGCCCATGGCCTGACCTACCGCCTAAAAGCCTACCGCCCAAACCCCTAACTAAAATAGGATTAAACTTATGAATGAAATTCTCGAAAAACGCCAGCTCTCGGAGCAGGTGTATCAACTGAAAGTCGCGGCTCCTTTAATTGCTGAAGAACGCAGACCCGGGCAGTTTATCATCCTGCAGGTCGATCATGATTTCGGCGAACGCATTCCGCTGACCA
Above is a window of Spartobacteria bacterium DNA encoding:
- a CDS encoding sulfide/dihydroorotate dehydrogenase-like FAD/NAD-binding protein; its protein translation is MNEILEKRQLSEQVYQLKVAAPLIAEERRPGQFIILQVDHDFGERIPLT